The following proteins come from a genomic window of Lolium rigidum isolate FL_2022 chromosome 5, APGP_CSIRO_Lrig_0.1, whole genome shotgun sequence:
- the LOC124656541 gene encoding lysM domain receptor-like kinase 4, whose translation MAPPSRATVALFFYAIGVLLLSCSPPARSQQPYGSQIADCGSKHNDTGLLGYFCGSGAPSCESYLTFHARSPFSDPASIAALLGADAASLAAANSASSPFAQGTKVLIPVRCSCTGAAAGGSYYQRNATYVARDGDTLLIIANNTFQGLSTCQAVEEQSLGGAAPTSLLAGQSVTVPLRCACPSASQAAAGVRFLVSYLVDELDEVDAVAARFGVDAGNILEANQLKSNATIYPYTTLLIPVKSQPNISQLQSPPPPPPPVASVPATKSKSHTGVYIGIGVAVAVVAVIASVVAALVLKARRRRASTGPTTAGGFAYKDGKDMGKLPYGVTGDEVSMTISEAFSSLSDIKSSLKVYTYDELVTATDDFSTERRISGSVYRAAFNEDTAAVEIVDHDVSTEVEITRRMNHFNLVRLNGFCHHRGRWYLVSEYAEHGTLRDRLLAGATGAAAPLNWTQRVQVALDVAEGLRYLHGYARPPYVHMDVRSGSVLLDTAFRAKIRNFGGARVIRGGDDGDQGDVRELFTMTSTIAGARGYMAPEYLEHGVVSPKADVYSFGVVLLELFTGNDVEQLEEDGGGDPLAGLNALGVDRKNDKEYHGDDGAALKRLEEFVDPTMAAGSCPLDAVVMMGRLIERCVQRNAGARPGMGEVAQYLLKLSDISGDSWQSSSEYRQSSVSEATSEHLAR comes from the coding sequence ATGGCGCCTCCGTCACGTGCCACGGTTGCCCTCTTCTTCTACGCgatcggcgtcctcctcctttcCTGCTCGCCGCCCGCGCGGTCGCAGCAGCCCTACGGCTCGCAGATCGCCGACTGCGGCAGCAAGCACAACGACACCGGCCTACTGGGCTACTTCTGCGGCAGCGGCGCCCCGTCCTGCGAGTCCTATCTCACCTTCCACGCCCGCTCGCCCTTCTCTGACCCCGCCTCCATCGCCGCGCTCCTCGGTGCCGACGCCGCGAGCCTCGCCGCGGCCAACTCCGCCTCGTCGCCGTTCGCGCAGGGCACCAAGGTGCTCATTCCAGTGCGCTGTTCCTGCACGGGCGCAGCGGCGGGCGGGTCCTACTACCAGCGCAACGCCACGTACGTGGCTCGCGACGGCGACACGCTGCTCATCATCGCCAACAACACGTTCCAGGGCCTGTCCACGTGCCAGGCCGTCGAGGAGCAGAgcctcggcggcgcggcgccgaCGAGCCTCCTCGCCGGGCAGAGCGTCACCGTGCCGCTCCGGTGCGCGTGCCCGAGCGCCTCCCAGGCCGCGGCCGGCGTCAGGTTCCTGGTGAGCTACCTGGTGGACGAGCTCGACGAGGTGGACGCCGTGGCCGCGAGATTCGGCGTCGACGCCGGGAACATCTTGGAGGCCAATCAACTCAAGAGCAACGCCACCATATACCCTTACACTACCTTGCTCATCCCTGTTAAGTCCCAGCCGAACATATCGCAACTCcagtcaccgccgccgccaccgccgccggtagCGTCTGTTCCGGCCACGAAGAGCAAGAGCCATACGGGGGTTTACATTGGCATTGGCGTAGCCGTTGCAGTTGTTGCCGTCATCGCCTCTGTTGTGGCTGCTCTTGTTCTGAAGGCGAGGAGGCGGCGAGCCAGCACAGGTCCAACCACCGCCGGCGGCTTCGCCTACAAGGACGGCAAGGACATGGGCAAGCTGCCGTATGGAGTTACCGGCGACGAGGTCTCCATGACAATCAGCGAGGCGTTCTCGAGCCTGTCGGACATCAAGTCCTCCCTGAAGGTGTACACCTACGACGAGCTGGTAACGGCGACGGACGACTTCAGCACCGAGCGCCGCATCAGCGGCTCGGTGTACCGAGCGGCCTTCAACGAAGACACCGCCGCAGTCGAGATCGTGGACCACGACGTGTCGACGGAGGTGGAGATCACGAGGAGGATGAACCACTTCAACCTTGTCAGGCTCAACGGATTCTGCCATCACCGTGGCCGGTGGTACCTCGTCTCCGAGTACGCCGAGCACGGCACGCTCCGTGACcggctcctcgccggagccacgggcgcggcggcgccgctgaACTGGACGCAGCGGGTGCAGGTCGCGCTCGACGTCGCCGAAGGGCTCCGGTACCTCCACGGGTACGCGCGGCCGCCGTACGTGCACATGGACGTGCGCAGCGGCAGCGTCCTCCTGGACACGGCGTTTCGCGCCAAGATCCGGAACTTCGGCGGCGCGAGGGTCATCCGGGGAGGAGACGACGGAGACCAGGGCGATGTCCGCGAGCTGTTCACGATGACGAGCACCATCGCCGGCGCACGCGGGTACATGGCGCCGGAGTACCTGGAGCATGGCGTGGTGTCGCCCAAGGCCGACGTGTACTCCTTCGgcgtggtgctcctagagctattCACCGGGAATGACGTGGAGCAGCTGGAagaggatggcggcggcgacccgCTCGCCGGCTTGAACGCGCTGGGCGTCGACCGGAAAAACGATAAGGAATACCACGGGGATGATGGCGCGGCGCTGAAGAGGCTGGAAGAGTTTGTGGACCCGACGATGGCGGCTGGGAGCTGTCCCTTGGACGCCGTCGTCATGATGGGCAGACTGATCGAAAGGTGCGTCCAGCGCAACGCGGGGGCACGGCCGGGAATGGGGGAGGTCGCGCAATACCTGCTGAAGCTATCAGACATCTCGGGAGATAGCTGGCAGAGCTCGTCGGAATACCGCCAAAGCTCCGTCAGCGAGGCGACCAGCGAACATTTAGCGCGGTGA